In the genome of Melospiza melodia melodia isolate bMelMel2 chromosome 20, bMelMel2.pri, whole genome shotgun sequence, the window AGACTTAATGTTTCTCTAAAGGAAAAATTAATGTGTAATATATATGCTGCATCTACTTTGTATCTTGTGATACTTTGTACTGAAAGGGGAAGTTTTTGTCTGAGGCATTAATCCAACCATAATCTGAAATTATGCTTAAATCTGAACAGAATTATGTTTTTAAGGGTTTGGGTGAGAGGCCCAGATGTTCCTGGCCTCAAAAGAGATAATCCTTGTTCTTATTTCAAACGGGCGTGAGGCAATCGGCCGCCAGGAGGGTGACAATGAGCTCCAGACAACTCCAGAGTTCAGAGCACACGTTGCAAAGAAACTGGGAACCATGCTAGACAGGTATGCAAGGCTTGAAACCTGTGTTCTGTGGGTCAGTTACACTGATGTGTTTGTGTgctaaacccaggaaattcagcaTCTTGTCCCCTTCATGCCTGTATTAAGTACAAGCTTCCAATATTCTGTGACCTAACCTTGCTGATGTGCTGTGCCCATCTGGTCAAAACTCTCTGTGCAGCACTGCTTGTCTCCTGTTTGCCTCTGTGGTGAACATCTTGTGGGGAGAAAAGAGACTTCCATCATGTAAAGGCTGGCAGGAGAATCTTTGTTTTGTTCTTACAACCTACACCAGCACCTGattcagggcagtgctggcagaaTGCCTGGTGCTGGGCTGCCGCTCTGTCTGTTGTGCAAGTATGGCCCTGGAGAACTGGAATTCCTGCTGTTCAGAGCTGGCTTTGGAAATGCTGGTTTTAAACTGTTCTTGTGGCTTGCACTGCTGAGGAGAGAGGGCCTGGTCTGCTCTGGAAACAGGGAGCTGAGGCAGCTTCAATAACAGGAAAAGATCTATGCAGCATCTCCCTCTGGTCTTGTTTCTCAGAAATACCCAGCTGTAGCTCAGTTTGCACAAACCTGTCTGAGGTCTGACTGGGGTTTTCTGTTTAGTTTCATCACTGTCTTGAAGGACTCATCAGGACCATCCCAGACTTCACTGGCACAGTCTGACTCTGAAGATGATGGTGAGTTCCAGGCTCAGCCATTGTGGCTGTTTGTGATTGTTAACTGCTGACAGGTGGGGTGGATCCTGTCCATCACCAGCTGTACCTCCAAGTGACAAATAAACATTTGCACTGAAAGAATTCCTGGTGCTGTCTGTGAGGGCTGTGGTGCTGTCTGTGAGGGCTGTTACTCTGCAGCTTTGACCTCTGTGCCCCAAGTCCTCCCAAATAATTTCTGTCAAGCACTGTGGAAATACAGAAACAGCACTGAGCCTTCCAGGGAAACAGCAGTTGATTGCTTCCCCCTCTGTTCTATATCCTGCCTAAAACCTCCCTTTCCACACTTCAGGTTTTCGCCTCTTCTCTTCCTCTGTCCCTGGAGACTGTGGGAAGCCAGAGCCTTGCCCtgcagcgaggaggaggaggccagTTAGCTCCAGGTGAGGTGCTGaaggctgctctgctcctcagttCTGCTGCGTCCCACGTTGCACAGGCAGCTGGGACTCCCACAAGGGAATAGGAAGGTGAAGAGCTTGAGAAGTGTGTATTTATGACTCTTATATTTGACTAGACcagaattttgtttcttttttattgcTGGGGAATGAGAAATGTTTGTGGGAGAAATGTTTCTTTCCTCTCCTAGTGTATGTAAAGAACACACTGGTTAAATGCAACCTGTAGGtgtgggagccccagagccattGGGTGTTTGTTGTGTGTTCTCATCTCAGATTTCTCTGCTGTCCAACTTTTGGGTGAATTCAAGGCAGAAGGGCACCACAACTTCCTTCCCTCTTGTTACCTTTGCAGTGACACTGACAGTGACCAAGAGTGGCAGAGGTGCCAGGAGGCTGCTGTGTCAGCTGCAGATATTCTGAAGCAAAGTGCTTTCCCTGCATTGTCCCAGGATCAGAGTCAGGGCTCTGTAGAGcccaaacagaaaaagaagaagaagaaaattagGAGA includes:
- the C20H12orf43 gene encoding protein CUSTOS codes for the protein MAAPRGGSGPDSDSGSDSESGGEAAARFREAAWDCPALAAARAEPHSGGFRKDRLQPKDQPSLRREAIGRQEGDNELQTTPEFRAHVAKKLGTMLDSFITVLKDSSGPSQTSLAQSDSEDDGFRLFSSSVPGDCGKPEPCPAARRRRPVSSSDTDSDQEWQRCQEAAVSAADILKQSAFPALSQDQSQGSVEPKQKKKKKKIRRENNIQEKIIDPAECDQICKDLPRLVSANGQQDRTAITERTLCCQDL